The nucleotide sequence TAGGGCGATTTGGCGGGGTTATCGCCGCCTGGCTGGCGGCTTGAAAGCTTGCTGGCGCTTTGGGAAGCGTGTATCGACGGGGCTCGCCGGACATTCGGGGTATAGCGCAGCCTGGTAGCGCGGCAGTTTTGGGTACTGCAGGTCGTTGGTTCGAATCCAGCTGCCCCGACCAATAAAATCAACTACTTAAGCTGATGTTCTCAGGCTCTATCTTCCCAGATTTCTCGACTGGGAAGGTTATGGGAAGACAAATTGTCGCGGAGGGGGCATGCGTCGTGACCGAGAACTGATTCATCGCATCCTTCTCGCGATCGAAGCAAAGACATCGACCCGGCCGGAACCGATCGAGATGGCAGGCGAGGATCCGCAGAAGGTCCTCGATCACCTCGCTTTACTTTTTGATGAAGGCCTAATCCAAACCGGACCTCGTCCCCATCGTTCGAGCAGCACCGGTTTGATCGACCAGGTACTCGTACGCGATCTCACACCGGCCGGACGTGATTGGCTGGAGGCTGAGGCTCGACAAGCAGGACATCCACCGTTCATCGCCACAGCCTATGAAAGCGACGTCACGCAAGCCCCAGGAGATGAGAGGCACCCCGGCCATTTGCAGGGCGTGGGCGCTAGGGGGGTGGCTGGTGGCGAAGGCTTGGCGACTGCGACAGGGCAGGTTGGTCCGACGGGAAGCGCCGAGTCGCCTGCCGCGCCATTAGGCCCGAACGGAACGACCGGTCCTAGAAGAATTGGACTGCTCGACGAGGAACCGATTCTTCAGCGTCCGCTGGAAGCAACGGCTCGATATCAAGCCCAAGCAGTGGAATTTTCCGCCGGCGGTGAAGATCGGCCAGAGGTGCTTCACCGATCCCTTATCGCGCGTGTAGCAGTCTTGGAGGCCATAGTCGAAGAGCTTCGCAGGCCTGCAGGGATAGGGATTGGCCACAATCAGCCGCCTCCCGACGCGCATGTTTTTGCTCCAGTCACGGCAGATGATCTCGACGAAATCGATCACTTAATCGTCCTACTCAAAGAGCAGCCGCCTGCTCCGACCACCGTGTCCCCGCAGCTGATCGAGCAAAGTCGAGTGGTTTCGAAGATTGGCACGAAGATCGCTGAGCTTGCTGACATTTACGCAAAGGAGGTTGTGAAATCGGCAGGCCAGGAAACGGGAAAGCGCCTTGTGCAGCTCCCATTTTGGTTGGGCGTTAGCAGCGCGATTGCCGGGGTCGCTTCAGCACTTCAGATCTGGATTTCCGCGTTACCGCATTAGGGCGCGGGACCGAAGCCGCGCTTTCCTGAAGGCTCTCCGATCTTGAACCGCGGTTCGTTTGTCTCGGTTGCGGTAGTCGGGGCGCCCAGGTTCGACCTGACTTTGATCGAGGCAATCCGCAGATTGCGGCCATGGGGTACCGAAACACAGGATGACCAAGGGCTGGGGGCGGCCTTTCGAGGAGCCAATCGATGCAGGCGGCCGCAAGCTGGTCACGCTGCTCGATGCCGGCGAGTACATCGCCGCGTTGCCGAAGACGGAGCACACTGCGCCGGAATGGCAAGCCGCGATGGAAGCCCTGATCCTGATCGCGGAAGGCGGCGGCCCGACGATGTTCGCCCGGATCGGCATCCTGCGCGCGCTGAACCGGCATCATGTCCCGGCGCTCAATCCGAAGGGCAAAGAACCGCACTGGGGCCGGCGCAAGCTGAAGAGGGATCAATGAACGGGAAAGGCCGCAGAGTGGTTCCAGCCCCTACTGCGGCCATCCCGGGCAACTAAAAATTGGCTGATACTCAAATCTCGCCGGTGTTCTCACTGTAGAACACCCCGTTCCGAAAATGGATTCCGTACAACTACCGGAGCGGGATACCCTACGCCTTGTCAGTTAACGGCGAACATGGCACCGCTTGCTTTCCGGCCCCCAATGCTCCCGGCTGCCGGTTCAATTGCGGACCAGAGCGCCGGGAGTGCTAGGCCCGCCAGCGTGAACCGGCGGGCCTTGCGAACAGCCTACTTGCGGTAGAGCCGGATCAGCACGTTGGCTTGGGCTAGGCGATAGTGTTGTGCCCGCTCAGCATCCGTTTCTGGCTTGCCGTACCTGCGCTCAATCTCTTCGAAGTCTTGCGGCTCTGGGCGCGTCTTCAGGATGTCCATGGGGGACCTTTTCCGGTTCGAATGACAAACACACCCAGCGGAAAGCCAGGCGCACGAATGCTGTTTGTGGAGAAGGTCGAGGCTCGTCTTTGTCGCTGGCCGCTCTGGACACTGGCCGCTAGGGGCGCTCGTCGCTCTGGGCTCTGGGCTCTGGACGTTGGTGCGAGAAACCTGCTCGCTCGACCCGACGCGAATCCTAAGCTTCCGACGGCACACATACAAGAGTCGGCGCCGCCGGAGTTGTTGAAAAACTACCGCCTCAGCCGCCGGCGGTGCGTCATCAGCCGCTGCCGGTCGCGCTTCCGGTGTGCTCGGCGCCGGCGCTTCATCCGCGCACTTGGCCGTGCCAGCGCGCGTCGTATTCCTGCTCCAGGGCCTTCAGCATTTCGGCCGAATGGAACACAGCGAACCTCAATTGATCGTCCCCGATGCTGGCGTCGAACATCAGTTGTGCGGCGATGCCGGCCATCCTCATGCAGTCGCGCAGGTTGGTCTCCAGATCGCGGAACGCCTGAGCGTGCAGTTTGTCTACATTGACTGTCGATCGGTCCGGCGGCGGTAGCTCGACTACGTTGCTCATGCCGAGCGCTCCTGGTAACGGCAATTGCGCTCAATCAGCTCGAACAGGGATTGCAGGAATAAGACTTCGAAGTCTTGGAGATTGCGGCCCGATTCCCCATCGCCGTTCTGGTTCATCACCACCTTGGCGACGCTTGCGAGTGACCAGATCTCGACTGTTCGGACAGCTTCTGCCTTGCGCATAAGGCGCGTGAGCTTGCGCAATGTGGCATCTTTTCGCTCGAACACGCCCTCGTTGACGATCTCAGCGACTGTCGAATTGCCGGTGTGCTCAGCGATCCAGGCGCCGTTCAAGGAGCCATTGAGCGCCGTATAGGTCACCGCCGCTCGCATGATCTGGGATTGACGGTCGAGCTCCTCCTCGGATTGTGGCGCGACGGGAAGCGCCGTCACCTCGGCAACGTTGCTTGGAGGAAGGGCTACGGGAGGCGGCGCCACAGCGCGCGCGGCGGACAGGTCTATGACGTTGTTTGGGGACGAGCTTAGACGTGGCGTGCTATGCACGCTGTCAGCTTCGATCATGTGATTACACTCCTATGGTCGAGGTCAGAGCTCGGGGTGGAAGTGGCTGCTTCCCCTCGGCTCGTATTTTCTGTAAACTGAAAATATGAAGAAATCAATTTCCGTAAACAAAAAATCACGAGGACGACCGAAGAAGGCCGGTGGGGTTTACCCCGTCTCGGCGGTTCGGCTTTCCCCCGATGTTGGCGCCGCGGTCGACGTATGGGCTCGCGCCCAGGCAGACACCCCAACGCGCTCCGAGGCGATCCGCCGGCTGGTCGAGATCGGGCTAAAGGCAAAATCGGGCTCCCGGCGCGAGACCGAAGTCTCGAAAACTCGTAAGTCAGCACAGGGGCGCGCTCGCGACATGGCGAGCGACACTATTGACGAGATGTCCGACGCCACAGCAAGCGCGGACGATCAAGCCAGCCGCAAGCGCCGGCTCATTAAGGGGCCCGAGGAATTCCGAAGGGTCCGACGCGACCGAACCGAGAAATGACGGCTATACTGCGAGCCCACTTGCGCTCGCGACGGGGGCGCTCGAGTCGCGGCGGGTAAAAGGTCGAAGGTGCTAATCCACCGTTTTACAACTTGAGGAAAACAGGCTGTAGGTCAGCGGGTCTGTATTTTCCGAATCGATGTTCCATGCTCGCTCCCCTGAGGCTTTGTGTTGAGGGGTTAGGAGTGAGCCAGTTTGTATCCATGCTGCTGCTGGTCGCCGCGGTGGTTCTGACTGTCTGCTTCGGAGTGGCCGCCTGGCGCCTCTCGGCGGACAGAGACGCTGACGTCACCGCCACGATTCCGCATCAGGAATACGGCTGGAGGTCGAGGCCCAACAACTAAAGGCCCCTTGCGCTCGCCTTCTGGTTGAGCTTTGCTTTGGCCTGGGAGGATTGAGAATATGGACAAGCCAGTTTACAAATTCCTCAGGGCACGCGACGTCGATTCAATGATGAGCGGAAGCGTCCTTATCCGGCCTCTCTCGTTCTATCGTCGCCTTGAGGAAGAAGGCGGAAAACCTTGGATTGGTGATCGACTCGAAAATCGATCCGAGGTTTCGGTTGGCCACTTGAGCGACAAGACGCCCGAGCTATTGAAGCGTATTGCGCCAACGGGAATGCCCGCTGCGATTTCGCCGATGGATGGCGCAAAAGATTGGAGCGTCGATAACATCAACTTCACCTACGAATTCGCAAATGACCCTTGGGTTTTCTGCGCCTCTGATGGCGATCTAGAAGCTTTGACGAAGGTGATGTGCGGCGGCGGCGGCGATAGCTACGACGCCTGCGTGCGGATCAAGGATTTCAGTGCATTCCATAGGCATCTACACGAGCGCGGCCACGTTGACGGTGAGCCTTTGGCCAATCTCTTCAAAGCTAGCCACGCTGATCGAGTACGATATGATCGCGTCTCTATCGCTATTGAGGAAGGGCAGCCGCTGGTACCAAACCCCTTTTTGAAGGACATCAAGTTTGCTGACCAAAGGGAAGCTCGATACGCGCTGCTGCCGGCCAATCCAATTGAGAAAGACACACTATTCGTGCGATTTTCCTCCCCTGACAATTATCTTGTAAGGGAGTTCTGAGGTCGCAGGTTGCACGCTCGCATGTAACTAGGGGGAAGCTGTCGCAGCTTGATTGAAATGAAGTGGGTCACAACGCCAGAGTGGACAACCGCCGTTGCTACCGTCGTTCAAACGGTGGCAGTAGTTGCCACCGTGGGCGTCGCCGCTATCGAATACTTCGGCCACAAAAAACAAGACGTTCGCACGGAGCGCGAGTCCGTAATAAAGCTTTTCGCGGAGGAGCCAGCCGAAGTTCAGAAGCTTCGCGAGTTGGCCTTTAAGCTTGCAGAATGTATCAAGGAGAACCCCGAAGATCCCTCTCTTGGCACCCATGGATGTCCGAATCCCTTTCCATCCGAGGATGAAGCATCGCAACAGCTTCAACCCCTTTTGGCATACATCGGCAAAGTTTCTCTGTGCCGTCGGGCAGGCATTTGCGAGATCGAACTTTCAAACGTTCTGTACTGCGAAGATGCTAAAAACGCTGTGGTCGTCACTCAAAGACACCCGGGCATCCTCGTAATTGAAACCGCTCCTCGAAAGGATATGATCGACTACACAGCGTTTTACGATGACTGTCAGAGGGTTGTTTTAAGACCGCGTCCCACGGCCCGTATGACTAATGAAAGAGATAGTTCCGGAAGCGTGGCGGGCGCAAAGCCTTAGCTATGCTTGGCGCGGCCTGATAAGCACGACTTCGAGGCGCTTCTCTATTCCGCAGCATTCGGCGTCACGTCGATCGTCAGCCCGGCCTCGTCGGCCGCCGGCAGTGGCGCGGGCTGGTGCTCGATCGTCTGATTGCCGACATCTGCCACCACTTTGCTGGTGTTGCTGTGATTCACGACAATAACGAACCCCGGCACGCGAGGCCGCTCTTGCGCGAGCAACGGTTTGTTCTCAGGTGAGATGCCGGCCAGACCGAGCATGAATGTGCTAGCACGGTCGCGTACCATGGCGTTATCGCAATCGAGGAGCTCGGTCTTAACAGCACCGGCCCGCGCTGCCGAGATCGATAGGTTTCGGAGCGTTCGATTTCTCAGGACTTCCGCAATGTGAGGTTTTCCGAGCTCGCGCGATAGGTGCTCCCGGCTGAGGCCTGCTTTCCTCGCCGCCGCCGCGATCGTCTTGACGTCGCCGGACACAAGGGCCTCGATAGCCTTCCGGACATTTGCCGTGATCGGCTTTCGCTTCTCTTTGGTCATGGCGAAATTATCTTCATGGGCTCGCCGTCGTTCGGTTCGGTCAGGTCGATGACGTAGCCGGCGCGGATGTTGACGTTCACGCTGACGCTCGGCTGTGGGGTCGGCGCGATGCCAGCCACCCCCAAGACGAAGGTGGATGCTCGGTCGGCAACCATTCCGTTCTCGCTATCGAGTAGCCTGACCTTCGTGGCGCCGGCCTTCATCGCATTGATCGACAGATTGGCGAGCGTTTTGTCGCGCATAACCTGGGCAATGTGAGGCTTACGGAGCTCGCGGGACAGATGCTCACGAGACAAGCCGACGCGTTTGGCGGCTGCCGTAATGTCCTTCGCATCCCCGCTCACCATGAGGTCGATGCCCGTCCGCACCTTCTTGGAGATCGGTTTAGGCCGCTCCGGCTTCTCCGTCGAGGCCGTGGGAACGGGAATATTGCGGGTCATTTAGGTCTCCATGGATTCCAAGCGACTTTTCGTTGAGCGCCACCTCAATTGTACTGTCCGCCCGTGGCGGTCGCTCCAGCGATAGTTCCCGGGAAATAGCTGGCGCCACCACCGGCGGTGTCGATCAGGCCGAGGTTTCGAGCAATGTAGCGCGTGCCGGTCACAGTCCCCGTAACGCTGTAGGTATCGCCTTGGACCAGGATCTGACCGCCGTCAGCGAGGCCGAATGCGCTCGCGAACGTTGGATTTCCGCTGATATTGATGGTCTGGTTCTGCACGCCAACGATACCGAGGCCGTTGACGTTGTAGTGCGCCGACGCGCCGCCAGTGATCTTGTAACTGTCGTTGAAGGCGTCGATTTCAGCAGCGTTGAAAGCTCTCATATGGACGCCGCTTCCGACCGCGCCGAAGTTGACATTTGACACTCGCACGTAATTGCCCGCGCCGAGCACACGAATTGCATCGCCGCCGGTCGTCGTCATTTTCAGGTTCTTGATCCAGACGCTGATCGGCGAGCCTGTTTCGAACCAGCGGAAGCTATCGGAGGCGCCTGTGCTGAGCAGCACGTTGTCGGGCGTGGTGGCATTGCCGTTGATGGTGACACCAAGATAAGGCGCATTCATCGGGCCGAGCGTAGAATTCAGACCGCTCGAATAGAGGCCATCTGCAAGTTGCAGTGTCACAGCTTGGCCGGCAAGGTCTGTGCTGGTGCAAATCGTGGTCCATGCGGCGGTGAGCGTTTGGAATGCGCCAGATCCTGTTGCAAGACCGTCGTTGGCATCGTTCCCGTTCAAGGGATCAACGTGCATCGTTTGGCTGCCCGGCAGCTTCCATCGTCCCGGTGGCAACAATTGCCATGCATTATTCTGCGCGTAAATGATCGCCGTTT is from Bradyrhizobium xenonodulans and encodes:
- a CDS encoding DUF2513 domain-containing protein, which translates into the protein MRRDRELIHRILLAIEAKTSTRPEPIEMAGEDPQKVLDHLALLFDEGLIQTGPRPHRSSSTGLIDQVLVRDLTPAGRDWLEAEARQAGHPPFIATAYESDVTQAPGDERHPGHLQGVGARGVAGGEGLATATGQVGPTGSAESPAAPLGPNGTTGPRRIGLLDEEPILQRPLEATARYQAQAVEFSAGGEDRPEVLHRSLIARVAVLEAIVEELRRPAGIGIGHNQPPPDAHVFAPVTADDLDEIDHLIVLLKEQPPAPTTVSPQLIEQSRVVSKIGTKIAELADIYAKEVVKSAGQETGKRLVQLPFWLGVSSAIAGVASALQIWISALPH